Proteins co-encoded in one Neodiprion lecontei isolate iyNeoLeco1 chromosome 3, iyNeoLeco1.1, whole genome shotgun sequence genomic window:
- the LOC107225945 gene encoding uncharacterized protein LOC107225945 isoform X6 — MKPKALRKLIQQHFKKVAALSELECMFKFFELLRSYYRFDQERFICALGSSWSIPVELVIGPDLGISYMAHRGGTVPSRIAEFSQIQSIQTLVSDCKEHAKACIKLRVAGAAETLSITCSSLDQAESLADLIDGYCRLTTGSNTSLWNRKAASWKNYPCPCKDAHPPKYRHDATDSPEKNSGKTGTILSEDYAEIVDEEGDYSTPATRDYEIVRNQVELGEIIGEGQFGNVHKGSYRGRDGQLVAVAVKTCKVDADLATAEKFLEEAYIMQQFEHPHIIRLIGVCSEAPIWLVMELARLGEMRAYLQSNKHRLDVATLLLYTFQLSTALSYLESKKFVHRDIAARNVLVSSNTCVKLADFGLSRWVEDQSYYTASKCKLPIKWMAPESINFRRFTTSSDVWMFGVCMWEILMLGVKPFQGVRNNEVIRKLENGERLELPKHCPPRLYSLMSQCWSYEPSKRPTFKDIRENLHEILREEKHQQQETMRRENRRVQAMSWGADEAPPPKPSRQPQNSSESGSGMSSVAPVSTYIVAQSPEVLAQLLKDNQSRGVCPSVYTTPASPFNTLAVQFQDEDQALTTAIATDLPFALDQTVSSETPALHHDTHSIEDMDSLDSNDTISPLMSSLSMSESSIVAQTQSPVTGRKHQIKDTQNLYSVSSKLVGSITGDLYAPVQKLVTSNPIPITSSSQPAGTCGEIYGPVVNFTQSSAIVGNLSQSPSLGGNTGEGSGNHAQTVSADTIVMGQIQYTNSAHLQTTQASSSSVNHYGNSPNQSYVGGQNAASTGAGYPRSSGLSSVSSTVPVSNTECLYGPVMKFRARATVQNQSANPMSSTPPSVSHIQNARSNLVYSPMPGQNYQPQPFYPQNYQDQEQVYSNVVQARPLSYGSRAQSGQNFQRQSSQGQYVIYSQNQQCEQQNGANPIYTVHATPTSVAQAQCFNQAYSMQSGPTHSQPFQQATPPQPSHPVQSYMSTSNHSTQQELLTTLANTEASQISHQHSDSSILQSSLSGATGVVKGHGSQVHHSTSNPITSQTNQRTQVATSVNVTQQQSLHTQLATAVPRSNPPLLATGIAKITTFVTHKSDEQLTRSINSALSSSLVSSAVSDSTISSTSSVTEESQQDQRNTQSQVFDGAIEHFGHSVDDEQKLLEQRLLEQQRQSEEDSRWLAREEKRLSIATSGDESGSPLGPRSVTQSPSNEATPVNTGSLGLDKGSDKVIIVKKMEPTPTADLDRTNDKVYDCTTSVVRAVMSLSQGVQQSKAEQYLELVRKVGVELRALLTSVDSLMEILPACAHREVEMAHKVLSKDMAELVSAMKLAQSYSATTLDAEYRKGMLSAAHILAMDAKNLLDVIDSIRIRYPYVNEQICQRVEGSSEPELSVENKVHSSQSGEILRRSQSTERHGSMFRQSQSGDVLHRMGQSVERTPQDSQSDVSCNSTIERRHHMVTNSLERNSTARRQMATNSLERKRPSLSCNMGIPGNLANLPPLVPVSCSIVQSATPVIHPSHVGGTAVANQSSSMFAVHNETYNETSNETLPNDS; from the exons ATGAAACCGAAGGCACTCCGCAAGCTGATACAACAACATTTCAAAAAAGTAGCCGCCCTTTCCGAACTCGAATGTATGTTCAAATTCTTCGAACTTCTTCGATCCTACTACAGATTTGACCAGGAGAGATTCATATGCGCATTGGGG TCGAGCTGGTCGATACCAGTTGAACTCGTGATTGGACCTGACTTGGGCATTTCATACATGGCACATCGAGGTGGAACAGTG cCGTCGAGAATAGCCGAGTTCTCGCAGATCCAGTCAATTCAGACTTTGGTGTCGGATTGCAAGGAACATGCAAAGGCCTGCATCAAACTGAGAGTGGCAGGAGCTGCGGAAACCCTAAGTATCACTTGCTCGAGTTTGGATCAAGCAGAGAGTCTGGCAGACTTGATCGATGGATACTGTAGGCTAACCACTGGGAGTAACACATCTTTGTGGAATAGAAAAG CTGCATCCTGGAAAAATTATCCCTGCCCTTGTAAAG ATGCTCATCCACCAAAGTATAGGCATGACGCAACAGACAGTCCCGAGAAAAATTCCGGAAAAACAGGAACAATTCTATCTGAGGACTATGCAGAGATTGTCGACGAGGAAGGAGATTACTCAACGCCAGCTA CTCGAGACTACGAAATTGTTAGAAATCAAGTCGAGCTAGGTGAAATAATTGGAGAAGGTCAATTCGGCAACGTTCACAAAGGATCGTACAGAGGCCGAGATGGTCAACTTGTAGCCGTTGCAGTAAAAACTTGTAAAGTCGACGCAGACCTCGCAACTGCCGAAAAGTTCCTCGAAGAAGCAT atattATGCAGCAATTTGAGCATCCACACATAATACGATTAATTGGTGTCTGCTCTGAGGCTCCGATATGGTTGGTCATGGAGTTAGCACGGCTTGGAGAAATGCGCGCTTATCTTCAGTCCAATAAGCACAGGCTTGATGTAGCCACTCTTCTATTGTATACTTTCCAGTTGAGTACAGCTCTATCGTATCTTGAGAGCAAAAAATTCGTTCACAG AGACATAGCTGCAAGAAACGTTCTGGTATCATCGAACACTTGCGTAAAATTGGCTGACTTTGGTCTTAGCCGATGGGTCGAGGACCAGAGCTACTACACAGCGAGCAAGTGCAAGCTGCCAATCAAATGGATGGCACCGGAGAGCATAAACTTCCGTAGATTTACAACATCCTCGGATGTATGGATGTTTG GAGTGTGTATGTGGGAAATCCTGATGTTGGGCGTCAAGCCATTCCAAGGAGTGCGGAATAACGAGGTGATACGGAAGTTGGAAAATGGAGAAAGGCTAGAACTCCCAAAGCATTGTCCTCCAAGACTGTATTCTCTGATGTCTCAATGCTGGAGTTACGAGCCAAGCAAGAGACCAACTTTCAAAGACATACGAGAAAATTTGCA TGAAATTTTACGGGAAGAAAAGCACCAGCAACAAGAGACAATGAGGCGAGAGAATAGGAGAGTTCAAGCAATGTCTTGGG GTGCAGACGAAGCCCCACCACCCAAACCATCACGTCAACCACAAAACTCAAGCGAATCGGGAAGTGGCATGAGCTCAGTCGCTCCAGTGTCAACATACATTGTTGCCCAGAGTCCGGAGGTACTTGCCCAACTTCTCAAGGACAACCAATCTCGGGGGGTATGTCCCTCCGTCTACACAACCCCCGCATCCCCATTTAACACACTCGCAGTGCAATTTCAAGACGAGGATCAAGCTCTAACTACCGCCATCGCTACTGACCTACCCTTCGCCCTTGACCAAACCGTATCTTCTGAAACCCCTGCCCTTCACCACGATACTCATTCGATCGAAGACATGGACTCTCTAGACAGCAATGACACAATTTCACCACTAATGTCGAGCCTTAGTATGTCCGAATCTAGTATAGTTGCACAAACCCAGTCCCCAGTTACAGGGAGAAAGCATCAAATTAAAGACACCCAAAACTTGTACTCTGTCAGCTCGAAGCTGGTGGGCAGTATTACTGGCGATTTATATGCTCCTGTGCAAAAACTCGTCACATCAAATCCCATACCAATAACTTCATCTTCGCAGCCCGCAGGTACCTGCGGTGAAATTTATGGGCCGGTTGTTAACTTTACTCAGAGTTCTGCGATCGTAGGAAACCTTAGTCAGAGTCCAAGTCTTGGTGGTAATACCGGGGAAGGTTCAGGAAATCATGCGCAGACTGTTAGTGCCGACACGATTGTTATGGGACAAATCCAATACACGAATAGCGCTCATTTGCAAACAACCCAAGCTTCATCTAGTTCAGTGAATCATTACGGTAATTCCCCGAATCAGTCATACGTTGGTGGACAGAATGCTGCTAGCACCGGTGCAGGTTACCCACGTAGTAGTGGTTTATCCAGTGTGAGTAGTACAGTTCCTGTATCAAATACTGAGTGTCTCTACGGCCCCGTTATGAAATTTCGCGCTAGAGCTACGGTTCAAAATCAAAGTGCAAATCCAATGTCCTCGACACCTCCAAGTGTATCACATATTCAAAATGCGAGAAGTAATTTAGTGTATAGCCCCATGCCAGGACAAAATTATCAACCGCAACCATTTTATCCAcaaaattatcaagatcaaGAACAAGTCTATTCTAACGTGGTTCAAGCACGACCACTTTCTTACGGGTCTCGAGCCCAGTCTGGTCAAAACTTTCAAAGACAAAGCTCCCAGGGGCAATATGTCATTTATTCGCAAAACCAGCAATGCGAGCAACAAAACGGTGCAAATCCTATTTATACGGTTCATGCCACACCTACATCTGTCGCCCAAGCTCAGTGTTTCAATCAAGCATATTCAATGCAAAGCGGTCCTACTCATAGTCAGCCTTTTCAACAGGCCACACCCCCTCAACCTTCACATCCCGTTCAGTCCTATATGAGTACTTCCAATCATTCAACTCAGCAAGAATTATTGACAACTTTAGCAAATACTGAGGCCTCACAAATTTCACATCAACATTCGGATAGCTCAATATTGCAAAGTTCACTCTCTGGGGCAACGGGCGTGGTGAAAGGTCACGGCTCTCAGGTACACCATTCTACCTCCAATCCCATAACGTCGCAAACAAATCAACGTACCCAAGTAGCGACAAGTGTTAATGTAACGCAGCAACAAAGTCTTCACACACAATTGGCGACGGCAGTACCGAGGTCAAATCCGCCCTTGTTGGCGACTGGGATAGCAAAGATAACTACGTTTGTAACTCATAAATCTGACGAACAGTTGACCCGTTCTATCAACAGTGCGTTATCTAGTTCCCTGGTGTCGTCAGCCGTTAGCGACAGCACTATTTCGTCGACCAGTTCGGTGACGGAGGAAAGCCAACAAGATCAG CGAAACACACAATCGCAGGTGTTCGATGGCGCTATCGAGCACTTTGGTCATAGTGTGGACGATGAACAGAAATTACTCGAACAAAGACTACTAGAACAGCAACGTCAGTCCGAAGAAGATAGCAGGTGGCTCGCGAGAGAAGAG AAACGACTTTCGATCGCAACTAGTGGCGATGAAAGTGGAAGTCCTCTAGGACCTCGTTCGGTGACCCAATCACCCAGTAATGAAGCTACACCCGTCAACACAGGATCCCTTGGTCTAGATAAGGGCTCTGATAAAGTTATCATCGTCAAG AAAATGGAACCGACACCGACAGCCGATTTAGATAGGACTAACGACAAAGTATATGACTGTACAACGAGTGTCGTCAGAGCTGTTATGTCTCTTTCCCAGG GTGTGCAACAAAGTAAAGCCGAACAGTATCTTGAGCTGGTAAGAAAGGTGGGCGTGGAACTACGAGCGCTCCTCACATCTGTGGATTCTCTAATGGAAATCTTACCGGCATGCGCGCATCGAGAAGTAGAAATGGCTCACAAAGTTCTGAGCAAAGATATGGCTGAACTTGTTTCCGCTATGAAATTGGCCCAGAGCTACAGTGCCACAACTTTAGATGCAGAGTATAGAAA agGCATGTTATCCGCAGCGCATATATTGGCTATGGATGCGAAAAATCTTCTGGATGTCATTGACTCCATACGAATCCGTTACCCGTATGTTAACGAACAAATTTGTCAAAGAGTGGAGGGATCTAGTGAGCCGGAATTGTCTGTAGAAAATAAAGTTCATTCCAGCCAATCTGGAGAGATACTAAGAAGGAGTCAGTCAACCGAACGGCATGGATCAATGTTTAGGCAAAGCCAAAGTGGAGACGTGTTGCACAGAATGGGCCAATCGGTGGAGAGAACACCTCAG GATAGCCAATCAGATGTTAGTTGCAATTCTACGATAGAAAGAAGACATCATATGGTGACGAACAGTTTGGAACGTAATTCGACAGCAAGAAGACAAATGGCGACTAATAGTTTGGAGAGAAAGAGGCCGTCCCTATCATGCAATATGGGGATTCCTGGCAATCTGGCCAATCTTCCGCCGTTGGTTCCGGTTTCTTGTAGCATAGTCCAGTCAGCTACACCAGTCATACATCCGAGTCATGTGGGTGGAA
- the LOC107225945 gene encoding focal adhesion kinase 1 isoform X1: MMVERVEGHLFMYRRPVYRVFQYLETSDHEGMSTGGDGGGVGVQTGVGGGGRGTPPHGSPTPMDKATLKVHLPNGGFNVVKFGDAIDVRGIISLVTSRLAVSTRQYRHLYAMRLHHPGSGESYWLHQDTTMYQVQEKYERKHPHSEWRYELRVRYLPQNLNDLYEKDKVTFYYYYDQVRNDYLSANHATLDQDVAVQLCCLEIRYFFKDMPQIALDKKSNLEYLEREVGLHKFLPRTVLNGMKPKALRKLIQQHFKKVAALSELECMFKFFELLRSYYRFDQERFICALGSSWSIPVELVIGPDLGISYMAHRGGTVPSRIAEFSQIQSIQTLVSDCKEHAKACIKLRVAGAAETLSITCSSLDQAESLADLIDGYCRLTTGSNTSLWNRKAASWKNYPCPCKDAHPPKYRHDATDSPEKNSGKTGTILSEDYAEIVDEEGDYSTPATRDYEIVRNQVELGEIIGEGQFGNVHKGSYRGRDGQLVAVAVKTCKVDADLATAEKFLEEAYIMQQFEHPHIIRLIGVCSEAPIWLVMELARLGEMRAYLQSNKHRLDVATLLLYTFQLSTALSYLESKKFVHRDIAARNVLVSSNTCVKLADFGLSRWVEDQSYYTASKCKLPIKWMAPESINFRRFTTSSDVWMFGVCMWEILMLGVKPFQGVRNNEVIRKLENGERLELPKHCPPRLYSLMSQCWSYEPSKRPTFKDIRENLHEILREEKHQQQETMRRENRRVQAMSWGADEAPPPKPSRQPQNSSESGSGMSSVAPVSTYIVAQSPEVLAQLLKDNQSRGVCPSVYTTPASPFNTLAVQFQDEDQALTTAIATDLPFALDQTVSSETPALHHDTHSIEDMDSLDSNDTISPLMSSLSMSESSIVAQTQSPVTGRKHQIKDTQNLYSVSSKLVGSITGDLYAPVQKLVTSNPIPITSSSQPAGTCGEIYGPVVNFTQSSAIVGNLSQSPSLGGNTGEGSGNHAQTVSADTIVMGQIQYTNSAHLQTTQASSSSVNHYGNSPNQSYVGGQNAASTGAGYPRSSGLSSVSSTVPVSNTECLYGPVMKFRARATVQNQSANPMSSTPPSVSHIQNARSNLVYSPMPGQNYQPQPFYPQNYQDQEQVYSNVVQARPLSYGSRAQSGQNFQRQSSQGQYVIYSQNQQCEQQNGANPIYTVHATPTSVAQAQCFNQAYSMQSGPTHSQPFQQATPPQPSHPVQSYMSTSNHSTQQELLTTLANTEASQISHQHSDSSILQSSLSGATGVVKGHGSQVHHSTSNPITSQTNQRTQVATSVNVTQQQSLHTQLATAVPRSNPPLLATGIAKITTFVTHKSDEQLTRSINSALSSSLVSSAVSDSTISSTSSVTEESQQDQRNTQSQVFDGAIEHFGHSVDDEQKLLEQRLLEQQRQSEEDSRWLAREEKRLSIATSGDESGSPLGPRSVTQSPSNEATPVNTGSLGLDKGSDKVIIVKKMEPTPTADLDRTNDKVYDCTTSVVRAVMSLSQGVQQSKAEQYLELVRKVGVELRALLTSVDSLMEILPACAHREVEMAHKVLSKDMAELVSAMKLAQSYSATTLDAEYRKGMLSAAHILAMDAKNLLDVIDSIRIRYPYVNEQICQRVEGSSEPELSVENKVHSSQSGEILRRSQSTERHGSMFRQSQSGDVLHRMGQSVERTPQDSQSDVSCNSTIERRHHMVTNSLERNSTARRQMATNSLERKRPSLSCNMGIPGNLANLPPLVPVSCSIVQSATPVIHPSHVGGTAVANQSSSMFAVHNETYNETSNETLPNDS, encoded by the exons GGGGTTTCAATGTCGTCAAATTTGGTGATGCAATTGACGTTAGGGGGATCATTTCTCTCGTGACGAGCCGGCTGGCGGTAAGCACCAGGCAATATCGTCACCTCTACGCCATGAGGTTACACCATCCAGGATCTGGGGAGAGCTACTGGCTTCATCAGGACACAACCATGTACCAG GttcaagaaaaatacgaaCGGAAGCATCCTCATAGCGAGTGGAGGTACGAATTAAGGGTCCGATATCTACCGCAGAACCTTAACGATCTCTACGAAAAGGACAAAGTTACGTTTTACTACTATTATGATCAG GTGAGGAACGACTACCTGAGCGCAAATCACGCCACCCTGGACCAAGATGTTGCCGTACAATTGTGCTGTCTTGAGATTCGGTACTTCTTCAAAGACATGCCGCAAATTGCGCTGGACAAGAAAAGCAACTTggaatatttggaaagagaG GTCGGACTCCACAAGTTTCTGCCCCGAACCGTTTTGAATGGCATGAAACCGAAGGCACTCCGCAAGCTGATACAACAACATTTCAAAAAAGTAGCCGCCCTTTCCGAACTCGAATGTATGTTCAAATTCTTCGAACTTCTTCGATCCTACTACAGATTTGACCAGGAGAGATTCATATGCGCATTGGGG TCGAGCTGGTCGATACCAGTTGAACTCGTGATTGGACCTGACTTGGGCATTTCATACATGGCACATCGAGGTGGAACAGTG cCGTCGAGAATAGCCGAGTTCTCGCAGATCCAGTCAATTCAGACTTTGGTGTCGGATTGCAAGGAACATGCAAAGGCCTGCATCAAACTGAGAGTGGCAGGAGCTGCGGAAACCCTAAGTATCACTTGCTCGAGTTTGGATCAAGCAGAGAGTCTGGCAGACTTGATCGATGGATACTGTAGGCTAACCACTGGGAGTAACACATCTTTGTGGAATAGAAAAG CTGCATCCTGGAAAAATTATCCCTGCCCTTGTAAAG ATGCTCATCCACCAAAGTATAGGCATGACGCAACAGACAGTCCCGAGAAAAATTCCGGAAAAACAGGAACAATTCTATCTGAGGACTATGCAGAGATTGTCGACGAGGAAGGAGATTACTCAACGCCAGCTA CTCGAGACTACGAAATTGTTAGAAATCAAGTCGAGCTAGGTGAAATAATTGGAGAAGGTCAATTCGGCAACGTTCACAAAGGATCGTACAGAGGCCGAGATGGTCAACTTGTAGCCGTTGCAGTAAAAACTTGTAAAGTCGACGCAGACCTCGCAACTGCCGAAAAGTTCCTCGAAGAAGCAT atattATGCAGCAATTTGAGCATCCACACATAATACGATTAATTGGTGTCTGCTCTGAGGCTCCGATATGGTTGGTCATGGAGTTAGCACGGCTTGGAGAAATGCGCGCTTATCTTCAGTCCAATAAGCACAGGCTTGATGTAGCCACTCTTCTATTGTATACTTTCCAGTTGAGTACAGCTCTATCGTATCTTGAGAGCAAAAAATTCGTTCACAG AGACATAGCTGCAAGAAACGTTCTGGTATCATCGAACACTTGCGTAAAATTGGCTGACTTTGGTCTTAGCCGATGGGTCGAGGACCAGAGCTACTACACAGCGAGCAAGTGCAAGCTGCCAATCAAATGGATGGCACCGGAGAGCATAAACTTCCGTAGATTTACAACATCCTCGGATGTATGGATGTTTG GAGTGTGTATGTGGGAAATCCTGATGTTGGGCGTCAAGCCATTCCAAGGAGTGCGGAATAACGAGGTGATACGGAAGTTGGAAAATGGAGAAAGGCTAGAACTCCCAAAGCATTGTCCTCCAAGACTGTATTCTCTGATGTCTCAATGCTGGAGTTACGAGCCAAGCAAGAGACCAACTTTCAAAGACATACGAGAAAATTTGCA TGAAATTTTACGGGAAGAAAAGCACCAGCAACAAGAGACAATGAGGCGAGAGAATAGGAGAGTTCAAGCAATGTCTTGGG GTGCAGACGAAGCCCCACCACCCAAACCATCACGTCAACCACAAAACTCAAGCGAATCGGGAAGTGGCATGAGCTCAGTCGCTCCAGTGTCAACATACATTGTTGCCCAGAGTCCGGAGGTACTTGCCCAACTTCTCAAGGACAACCAATCTCGGGGGGTATGTCCCTCCGTCTACACAACCCCCGCATCCCCATTTAACACACTCGCAGTGCAATTTCAAGACGAGGATCAAGCTCTAACTACCGCCATCGCTACTGACCTACCCTTCGCCCTTGACCAAACCGTATCTTCTGAAACCCCTGCCCTTCACCACGATACTCATTCGATCGAAGACATGGACTCTCTAGACAGCAATGACACAATTTCACCACTAATGTCGAGCCTTAGTATGTCCGAATCTAGTATAGTTGCACAAACCCAGTCCCCAGTTACAGGGAGAAAGCATCAAATTAAAGACACCCAAAACTTGTACTCTGTCAGCTCGAAGCTGGTGGGCAGTATTACTGGCGATTTATATGCTCCTGTGCAAAAACTCGTCACATCAAATCCCATACCAATAACTTCATCTTCGCAGCCCGCAGGTACCTGCGGTGAAATTTATGGGCCGGTTGTTAACTTTACTCAGAGTTCTGCGATCGTAGGAAACCTTAGTCAGAGTCCAAGTCTTGGTGGTAATACCGGGGAAGGTTCAGGAAATCATGCGCAGACTGTTAGTGCCGACACGATTGTTATGGGACAAATCCAATACACGAATAGCGCTCATTTGCAAACAACCCAAGCTTCATCTAGTTCAGTGAATCATTACGGTAATTCCCCGAATCAGTCATACGTTGGTGGACAGAATGCTGCTAGCACCGGTGCAGGTTACCCACGTAGTAGTGGTTTATCCAGTGTGAGTAGTACAGTTCCTGTATCAAATACTGAGTGTCTCTACGGCCCCGTTATGAAATTTCGCGCTAGAGCTACGGTTCAAAATCAAAGTGCAAATCCAATGTCCTCGACACCTCCAAGTGTATCACATATTCAAAATGCGAGAAGTAATTTAGTGTATAGCCCCATGCCAGGACAAAATTATCAACCGCAACCATTTTATCCAcaaaattatcaagatcaaGAACAAGTCTATTCTAACGTGGTTCAAGCACGACCACTTTCTTACGGGTCTCGAGCCCAGTCTGGTCAAAACTTTCAAAGACAAAGCTCCCAGGGGCAATATGTCATTTATTCGCAAAACCAGCAATGCGAGCAACAAAACGGTGCAAATCCTATTTATACGGTTCATGCCACACCTACATCTGTCGCCCAAGCTCAGTGTTTCAATCAAGCATATTCAATGCAAAGCGGTCCTACTCATAGTCAGCCTTTTCAACAGGCCACACCCCCTCAACCTTCACATCCCGTTCAGTCCTATATGAGTACTTCCAATCATTCAACTCAGCAAGAATTATTGACAACTTTAGCAAATACTGAGGCCTCACAAATTTCACATCAACATTCGGATAGCTCAATATTGCAAAGTTCACTCTCTGGGGCAACGGGCGTGGTGAAAGGTCACGGCTCTCAGGTACACCATTCTACCTCCAATCCCATAACGTCGCAAACAAATCAACGTACCCAAGTAGCGACAAGTGTTAATGTAACGCAGCAACAAAGTCTTCACACACAATTGGCGACGGCAGTACCGAGGTCAAATCCGCCCTTGTTGGCGACTGGGATAGCAAAGATAACTACGTTTGTAACTCATAAATCTGACGAACAGTTGACCCGTTCTATCAACAGTGCGTTATCTAGTTCCCTGGTGTCGTCAGCCGTTAGCGACAGCACTATTTCGTCGACCAGTTCGGTGACGGAGGAAAGCCAACAAGATCAG CGAAACACACAATCGCAGGTGTTCGATGGCGCTATCGAGCACTTTGGTCATAGTGTGGACGATGAACAGAAATTACTCGAACAAAGACTACTAGAACAGCAACGTCAGTCCGAAGAAGATAGCAGGTGGCTCGCGAGAGAAGAG AAACGACTTTCGATCGCAACTAGTGGCGATGAAAGTGGAAGTCCTCTAGGACCTCGTTCGGTGACCCAATCACCCAGTAATGAAGCTACACCCGTCAACACAGGATCCCTTGGTCTAGATAAGGGCTCTGATAAAGTTATCATCGTCAAG AAAATGGAACCGACACCGACAGCCGATTTAGATAGGACTAACGACAAAGTATATGACTGTACAACGAGTGTCGTCAGAGCTGTTATGTCTCTTTCCCAGG GTGTGCAACAAAGTAAAGCCGAACAGTATCTTGAGCTGGTAAGAAAGGTGGGCGTGGAACTACGAGCGCTCCTCACATCTGTGGATTCTCTAATGGAAATCTTACCGGCATGCGCGCATCGAGAAGTAGAAATGGCTCACAAAGTTCTGAGCAAAGATATGGCTGAACTTGTTTCCGCTATGAAATTGGCCCAGAGCTACAGTGCCACAACTTTAGATGCAGAGTATAGAAA agGCATGTTATCCGCAGCGCATATATTGGCTATGGATGCGAAAAATCTTCTGGATGTCATTGACTCCATACGAATCCGTTACCCGTATGTTAACGAACAAATTTGTCAAAGAGTGGAGGGATCTAGTGAGCCGGAATTGTCTGTAGAAAATAAAGTTCATTCCAGCCAATCTGGAGAGATACTAAGAAGGAGTCAGTCAACCGAACGGCATGGATCAATGTTTAGGCAAAGCCAAAGTGGAGACGTGTTGCACAGAATGGGCCAATCGGTGGAGAGAACACCTCAG GATAGCCAATCAGATGTTAGTTGCAATTCTACGATAGAAAGAAGACATCATATGGTGACGAACAGTTTGGAACGTAATTCGACAGCAAGAAGACAAATGGCGACTAATAGTTTGGAGAGAAAGAGGCCGTCCCTATCATGCAATATGGGGATTCCTGGCAATCTGGCCAATCTTCCGCCGTTGGTTCCGGTTTCTTGTAGCATAGTCCAGTCAGCTACACCAGTCATACATCCGAGTCATGTGGGTGGAA